The Stratiformator vulcanicus genome has a segment encoding these proteins:
- a CDS encoding ATP-dependent DNA ligase — MRLFAELFTRLDETNKTSAKHAALVDYFRKAEPEDAAWAVHVLTGRKLKRVIKSGDLRAAAIGAAGVSEWLFEESYEVVGDLAETIALLLPEATVSSAEPLHAVIEDTLLPLKKLSPEEQGEILWSKWSGLNRAERFVFNKLLTGSFRVGVQQRSVTKALAEVAEIDVALVAHRLMGQWEPTPEFFRSLISTEDDGELEASRPYPFFLAHPLEAEPSSLGEVTQWQVEWKWDGIRAQMIRRSGQSFLWSRGEELLTERFPDLQPVIEALPDGTALDGELVAMKEGNVLPFGELQRRIGRKTLGKKILSDVPAHFIAFDLLEWDGADVRTWPMAKRRARLASLVESLEIRGEGVESTLPLEGAADRERLAISLSEVVQSPSWEDLAKLRETSRERRAEGLMLKRNDSEYGVGRVRGPWWKWKIEPFTVDAVMIYAQRGHGRRASLYSDYTFAAWNEGELVPFAKAYSGLTDEEIGKVDRWIRRNTIERFGPVRSVKPEQVFELAFEDIRLSSRHKSGIAVRFPRITKWRTDKKADEADALDAIKKLLPDI, encoded by the coding sequence ATGCGCCTGTTTGCCGAGCTGTTTACCCGTCTTGATGAGACGAATAAGACCTCCGCGAAACATGCTGCGCTCGTCGATTACTTTCGCAAAGCGGAACCCGAGGACGCCGCGTGGGCGGTGCATGTGCTGACGGGGCGGAAGCTGAAGCGGGTCATCAAGTCGGGTGATCTGCGGGCGGCGGCGATCGGAGCGGCGGGGGTCTCGGAATGGTTGTTCGAGGAGAGCTACGAAGTCGTCGGCGATCTCGCCGAGACGATCGCGCTCCTATTGCCCGAAGCGACCGTGTCGAGCGCTGAGCCGCTGCACGCCGTGATCGAGGACACGCTGCTGCCATTGAAGAAACTTTCACCCGAAGAGCAGGGCGAAATACTGTGGAGCAAGTGGTCTGGCCTGAACAGGGCAGAGCGATTCGTCTTCAATAAACTGCTGACCGGCTCCTTTCGCGTTGGCGTGCAGCAGCGATCGGTGACGAAGGCACTTGCTGAGGTCGCCGAGATCGATGTCGCCCTCGTTGCGCATCGCTTGATGGGCCAATGGGAGCCGACGCCGGAGTTCTTCCGGTCGCTCATCTCCACCGAAGACGATGGGGAACTTGAAGCGAGCCGGCCTTACCCGTTCTTCCTCGCCCATCCGTTGGAAGCGGAGCCGAGTTCGCTCGGCGAGGTGACGCAGTGGCAGGTCGAATGGAAATGGGACGGTATCCGAGCACAGATGATCCGCCGATCGGGGCAGAGTTTTCTGTGGTCGCGCGGTGAGGAGTTGCTGACCGAGCGGTTTCCCGACCTGCAGCCGGTGATCGAAGCGCTTCCCGACGGCACGGCCCTCGACGGCGAACTCGTCGCAATGAAGGAGGGCAACGTCTTGCCCTTCGGTGAGTTGCAGCGGCGGATCGGGCGGAAGACGCTCGGCAAGAAAATTCTTTCAGACGTGCCGGCGCATTTCATTGCATTCGATCTACTGGAGTGGGACGGGGCAGACGTTCGCACGTGGCCGATGGCAAAGAGGCGGGCGCGACTTGCGTCGCTCGTTGAGAGTTTAGAGATCAGAGGTGAGGGGGTTGAATCAACGTTGCCGTTGGAGGGGGCGGCGGACCGGGAGCGGTTGGCGATCTCGTTAAGCGAGGTTGTTCAATCGCCGTCTTGGGAAGATTTAGCCAAATTGCGGGAGACGAGTCGCGAGCGTCGTGCAGAAGGTTTGATGCTCAAGCGCAACGATTCCGAGTACGGGGTCGGGCGGGTGCGGGGGCCGTGGTGGAAGTGGAAGATCGAGCCCTTCACGGTCGACGCGGTCATGATTTATGCCCAGCGCGGCCACGGTCGGCGGGCGAGCCTGTACAGCGATTACACCTTCGCCGCGTGGAATGAGGGAGAACTGGTCCCATTCGCCAAAGCCTATAGCGGATTGACCGACGAGGAGATCGGTAAGGTCGACCGGTGGATCCGCCGCAACACGATCGAACGCTTCGGCCCGGTCCGCAGTGTGAAACCGGAGCAAGTGTTTGAACTCGCTTTCGAAGACATCCGGCTGTCGAGTCGCCACAAGAGCGGCATCGCGGTTCGCTTCCCGCGGATCACGAAATGGCGGACGGACAAGAAAGCGGACGAGGCCGATGCGCTGGACGCAATTAAGAAATTGCTGCCTGACATTTAA